The following is a genomic window from Fulvia fulva chromosome 9, complete sequence.
TATGTATGATGTACTCGTCGGTCTCGTAGATGACTTCGCCGTGGGGTGGGGAGGATTTCATGGGGCAGACTTTCTGGCTTCGTCAGCATCACCTACCTTTTCGCGTATGACATGTCTTCACTCACACAATGTGCGCTGTACTTCATGATTTCGGGCGTGTACTTGAAGCACCATTGGCAGACATACAGCCAGTCTGCTTTCCTGCCGCCCACCAGGTCGTCCGGGTAGAAGGAGGGGTACCATGGCTTGATGTGGAGGTTTCCCAGCACGACGTTGGAGACATTCGGAGTCAGCGATCTCTTATCTGGTGTCCGATGTGCGCCTGTCGGGGAGCCAGCGGGCATGTTGGTGACTGCCATGGCATTGGAGGTGGTGGTCGTTGTTGTTCTTGGCCGTTCGTAGAGGCTGCCGTCTTCATTCCATGATCAAAAGGCCTGCATGTATGATACGCGTACGTTGACGCGAGCTTGATGTAGTCGCTGGTGTCGTCGTTGATGCAATGTACTGCCAACACGCGAAATAGACGCGTCGTGGGTGACGCTGTGACATCCCTGCTCTGTTGCTGAGTCAGCAATATCTCGACTTCGTCCCTTCCATGCCCATGCTTCCTGCCATCCCTCTTTCACATCATGATACGACATGGCTAAGGCGAACACTTCCATACGCCCCATGGAGGCGGCCGAAGCTGACCAATTCATCAAATCATCAACCTCTTCCTGACCACCTTTCAAGACCCCAAAGCCGACATGTACATGCCAATAATCTACCCAATGGGCCATCAAGATCCGCAAGTTCGGCAACGCTTCCGAGCAGGTTTCAAGACTGACGACAAGGCGGATGAACGATACTTTGCAATTGACAGCGAGAGTGGGGAGATCGTGGGTCTCTCCTGGTGGAGAAAGGTCTTGCAGCCATCACAGAGTGAGGAAGCCATCGATGCCGAATTCGGCAAGGCAGTCGATGGTAAGCTGGATCTGCCCAGAGTGCCTGGAATGAACGTCGAATTGGACTTGGCGTACTTGCGGGCTTCGCATTATGCTGCGCGGCCCGCGACTCGGGGGCAGCCTCACATTGAGCTGAAGCTCTTGGCAGTGCTTCCAGGTCATCAGAGGCGTGGCGTTGGCTCCCTACTTGTGAAGCAAGGTCTCGAGAAGGCGGATGAGTTGAAGCTGCCGCTGTTTGTGATCTCAGCACTGCAGGGCAAAGCATTGTACGAGCACTTTGGCTTCCAGCATATAGAGGTCTTGCCGCTCGATGCTCGAGAGCACGGAGGGCACTCTGAAGCCAGGCATTGGTCGATGCTGCGTCCAGCGAACGCTTGAAGCAGGAGATCTCCGATACGTCATCGTTTGCATATGGACAAGCCGCCGCGAGAGGGGCAACCGCACGTATTGACAAGCTCGAACTTGCGTGGTGTTGGACACCAGGACCTTCGTCGCCCTCAGTACCATCAGAAACCCGCCGAAATATGTCCACAGCTGCTGCTCACGCCACCGTGCCGCCGACTGGACCAGCTCATGATGGCCAGATCAACGCGCCAGATGATTCTGAGGCAGCTCTGCGCAACAACATAAGTGCCGACATTTTCGAGCTCAGCGCGCCATCACGATGATCAATGACACTGTTGTCAAGCAGTATGTCTACAGGTACACCTCCGACGATGAGAAGTCTTCCACTGATCCCGCTACAGGGCGCCCGAGATGGCCGCAGCCAAGTCGCGCACCGGCTTCATGTCCCTCTCCTCGGAGCTTCGCAACCGTATCTATGAACTCGCTCTCATTTCCACCGAAGTCGACTCCAACCTCATCGATCCTAGAAACAGACATGGTAACGACGGGCCCGAAACATTCTACAACCACCCAGGGATCTGCATTCAGCATTGTGCAATCCCAAGCTATGCCGAGTGTGCCTATCAGACCTACTGGGGTTGGCGATCCCATCTGCGCCAGCAACCACCAATCACGCGTGTATCTCGCCAGATCCGCAGTGAGACTCTCCCCATGTTCTACGGCATGAACGAGTTTCTCGTGTATAACGGAACAGGATATGGTGGGATCGACTTTACCGAAGCTTTTGAGTCTCTGAAGGCTATTGGCAAGCGGAACGCGGGCCATATCAAAAGCTTGACAGTCCTCATGGTCGACTACATGGCAGACTACGAGTGTGAGGACGTCAGTCGTATGTTCGAGAAGCATGGGGTGTGTAAGGAGGCTGTACTTGTTTGCGTCAATACAGCAGACCAGCAGAGTGCAGGGGAGTTCGAGCCTTGTGTTCACGAAGCTGAAGACGACGAAGACGACGAAGACGCCGAAGAGGGTGATTCACACTTTAGACATCCTTGGGTGGTGGTGAAGAGTAACCTTGATCCTGCATAGCATCGACACCTTTGGTGTTCAGCGTCGCGCCCAGCAGTGCTTTGCGCCAGGATCAGACCTCGCAAGATCTTACGACCGAAGGTATGAAACGCGAGTAGATCTTGCCGTCAGGGTCGGTTTTGAGTGAAGATGACCAGTTGAGGATATGGACGGAATAGCAGCAGCACACTGATTTCAGACGATCAAAAGAGAACATTGCCGGTCATATGGGTCTATGTGACCTTTCTCAAGCTTGGCTCAATCTTCTTCTTACGTCTCACGTGCCACTGACTTGGCTATAATTTACTACACGCGTGTCACCTCAGCGTGGTAACGGCAACGAGTCACCAAGTCACTTAAGCTTCCTCCGCTCGACCACGCGACTAGTCTATGCTCCCGTGCATTCAGCTCCGCCAAGAAGCTGGTCGACGCCTGAGGCGCGAAGGGTTCACTAACTTCACATGACGGAGCCTTGTGATTTATGAGGTAGCATTTTCTCGCTCCGTCTTGTGACAGCCACGACACTCCAACACACCTTAGCCTGCAGAACCCCAGCACATACGACCAAAATGGCTGCCGCAACCGCCTCGTCCACAATGCGAGATGGTTTCCGCGCATCTCTCCGTCAACAGCTATGCAACGAGTACCCTTACCTTAATCGTGACGCCCTCGAGGCCATGCTCGACTCACTCGAAGCTGGCCTTACCAAGGAGTAAGTAACTCTCGTGGATTGAGGTGATAAAGCCGCGCTAATCAGCCTTAGAGCGCCGGCGACCGCTGCGTCGATGGGCCGTTCCAACCTTTTAACGTTGCCTTGCGAGCTGCGTGACATGATCTATGAGCTTGTCTTCAAACTCAACGGCGCCATTAACAAGATAAGATTCACCTGTGATGAAGAGGACGGTTGCAATGCCAGACCCACGAGAGTTCCACAAGGCTCTCTCAGGCTGTTGCGTGCATCTAAACCGATCTGGAAGTCTATCAGCATTCACATCATGCTCGACCTCCGGTCACAGCTTGATGGGACCTTCCGCCTCAGCTACGAGGACGACGATGATCGCTCGAGGCTTATTAAGATGGGACAGAAGCAGTGCGCAATGATCGAGAAGCTCGTCTTGGAATACGCGTACGACAGACCGAAGGTCTGCCGCGAGAAGGTCATCTTCCCGACCTGCCAAGAAGCTTTTCAGACACTTGGACTGGACAGTCTTGGGGTCAAGGTGGAGGCATTAGAGCTCAAGGAGTACGCCGAGGACTGGGATGATGGATAGAACGATTACTCGGAGGATAACTCGGAGTAGGCGACACTGTAGGAAACCCACCACGAGACAGTGGCTGGACCATACTGGACCATCTACATCCTTGGAACGCAGGACTGACCCTTATGGAGGAAGTTGGAAGGCGAAGTAACTACAAGCACTTGCTAAAAAAACACGCGAGTGTCGTACGACGTGACAAGGGCACACTTGTGGTCAAGTAGAGCAAGCGGTAATGCGTAGCAATAGAACATCGTAATACCGAATTCATCTGGACCTGTATCCGTCCTGTTGCCACAAATCGCAGATTTTTTGCCTCGTGCACGACACTTGCCGTGACTTCGAACCTTGAACTCGGTGTCGTTCCTTCTTAACCCAAAGCCATCAGACTGTAGAGAAACCTGTCTCCTCACCTTACTGTGTCAGTCGTGTTCTTCTCATACTGCGCTTCCAAGACCACCCCGTACGCCTGACCCTCCACTTCTTGTCTGCCCGGTCGAGCTCTTGTCCCGAATCCTTCGCCACCTCAATCTGCACCTCTGTCTTTCCCACCATGAACCCAAAGGCTTCGAGGTCTATCGTCTCCGGGATTTTGAGCCTGGAATTCTCGATCTGCACTTTCTCGCCTGCTCCGATCAGCATAAGTCGAACTCTCCTCACAAGACCGAGCTGTGTCCTGCCGAGTCTACACAGGCGCTCTTTGACCAGGTCACTGAGAAAGAATCTCGGTTCGTAGAGAGGGGGCTGAAAGAGAGCTACGACGTGGATAGCGATAGTTGCACTGCCCCAGAGAAGAGACGAAGTCTCGGAGCGGACCTGGCGCGAGACTGCCAGGAGTGCAGGCATTGAGAGGTTGGGACGGTACGATCGTGTAATCTCGAGTTGCTTGTGAGCAGGAAGGTCGAGTGCGATCTCGTAGATTGTGTTTCGCAGCTCTGCTGGGGGCTTGAGCAGGTTGCTGCGCAGCTTAGATGCTGCCATGTTGGACTGCCTGTTGTGAGTCAGTGGGCTGTGTGAGCTGCGGTCACCGTCAATGAACTTACTCGGCCTTGATCGTGGATATGATGAGTGATGAGCTTGTCTCGAGGAGTTTGTTCAGAGACTCGGTCTTGAGGTGTGGAAAGGCGTCGCGGAGACGTTTAGCGAGGTAGTCAGCGACATCTTGGCTGATCGTGTCTGCCATTGTGTCGTCAGACATTGCGGCCTTGATGTTGTTGCTTTGACGGCGGAGTTGATCAGGTGAAAAGTTGTAAGTTGAAAATGTGGCACTAGATGAATAACAACCTTCATGTGCAAGGCTTGGCGTCCCAGGCCACCACCGAAATTTTGCATGCCTAGCGCAAAAGAGCGGCCAGTCATCAAGTGGACCCTTGTACAGTGCGGATAGAACGCGAGGATACAGTATGGATACAGGGAGGAGTGTCACACAATGGCAAAAGCAAAAGTCGAACATTACATATCAttattgctatatactcgcGCTCGACCTCAGGACCTCCTGATCGGCAAAAGAAGCCCTACCTAACTTGAGGCAAGTCAGATAGGGTCAAGAAACACAAGTCGAACAACCTGATCTCCATGCTATGCACGGAAATCTACTCGCTATGGTCTTGTTTGCGCAGAGCGTTCACTGCGGGTTGTTCAATCTTGATCTACTGTGTAGTAGAACGTTTACTTGATTGGTAAGCGTTCAATTTGATGTAATCTATAGGTCAAATGCGGACGGAGCCGAGCTGCATGTGAAGATCTGAGAAATTCAGATACTCGGCTTGTGCGTGAGTCATGCTTTACTTCAAGCACACGCACACGACCAACAACAACTACATCACATTACCACAACATCGCCTAGTTAGCCGGCTTCATGACCACCGCCAACATGGCATCACCACTGCCACCAAAGTTGAGCGCTAAGCTTCGCGAGAGTCAGAGAGAGCTGCTGCGCGAAGAATACCCCTACCTCAGCCAGACCGCACTCGACCAGATCCTCAACGACTCAATGGCTGTTGTGCATAATGGTATTGCTAAGCAGTAAGGAAACCCACCTCCGTGCTTCCTCACTTCCGTGCTTCGGCCATCGACTGACAGTTCCCATAGATCGCCATCAATGGCAGCATCGAAGGCACGATCCAACTTCTTCACACTCCCGGCTGAGCTGCGAAACACAATCTACGAGCTAGCTCTAGCGCCACAGCTAGGCGACAACTGGATTGCCCGCGAGATGGACAGATCTTTCGGGATCATGCGGTGTGACCCTAATGGCAAAAAACCGGGCAGATTCCCCCCACTACTTAGCGCATCACAACAGGTCCGAGAGGAGGCACTGTCAGTGTATTGGGACTTGAACACTACCGCCCTGCAGCTAGAAGCTGTCTACGACTTTCCCCCGGACGGAGGTGTGCACATTGTTAATGTGGAAATCAAGTATGAAGACAAGATCCGGCTGCTTGAGCTGCTCGGTCCAAAGCAGTGCGCTTTGATGGGAAGAGTGGTACTGCTATATGTGAAAGACGGGTCTGGGATCTCGATGCCCTTCACAGCTAATCAGATCTTCCTCAAGCTGCAGCTAGCTAGACTTGGTCTTCGGGAGGAGGCCGTGGTTCTCGAGCAGCGAGATTCGTGGTGGGAATAGGGGATACGACACAGTGATGGCACGCTAGCTTGAGAGGCTCGAGCACCAGATGGGCGAGAAGCAGGGACACGAGAGGGAGACACCAAAGCAGAGGGAGGTCTGCAACCAGCCATGAAGCCAAAGCACTTGACAGCTGCGAAGGAAAGCGACCTCTCCGGCTCTACATGCTGCAGACGAGCTCACCAAGGTGAAAATCAGGAAACAGCCTGAAAGTCACAGTCCATAAGAGTGGAGAAGTGCCTAGCTCATATCTGTATCAAAGCACCACTCCATCAGCTCCTCCTACACCTTCACCCTCACCTTAACCCCTCCCAATCTCACCCTCGCTGCAACGATAACCCCCGCACCCCCTGCCATCATAACCCCCGAAAAGACCTGCAAACCCCCATACCCCCCCTCCCACCTCTCAACCAACGCGCCTCCTATAGGATTACTAACCAAGCCCGCCACACTAACCATCGCAAAAAACGTCCCCGTCCTCACTCCAATCTTCCTCACACCACTAATCTGCGCAATCACACTCGGCGCCATAGATACAAACGCCCCACTCGCAAAGCCATAAAGGGCCGCAAACACGATGATGCGTGCGTTAGATTTTGCCGGGATCCAGAGGGCTAGGACGTGGAGGGAGGAGAGGAAGCAGGTAAGGATCATAACGTTGAAACGGCCGATTTTTTCCGCGATGTAGCCGGGTAGAATCCGTCCGAAGAGGGAGACGGTGTTGAGGATGCTGACGAGGTAGGTTGCTAGACTCTCGTTCATACCGTATGAAATCGCTTCGGTGGCGATGTAGTTGATAGGCATAAACGTTCCCAAGTAGAAGAGGAAGGACCCAAACACTGTGAGGACGCATCGGAGTTCCTTTAATGGCTCTGCGAAAGCTCCAAGACGGAAAGAGGCGGCGCGGTTGGGTGGCATGCGGGAGGTTATGGTGAGGTTTGCGATGATCATGAGGGCGAGGATGAGGAAGGCGGTGGTGCGCATGGACCAGGCGAAGCCGATTTGGCGGTTGAGGCGGTCGACCATTATGGGGAGGACTACGCCGCCTAGGGAGGAGCCGGCTGCGACGATGCCAAAGGCGAAGGCGCGCTGGATGGTGGTGTTAGTTCAATGCGGTATTGGGGAGGTGTGGTGGGGATGACGGACCTTTTTGAAGAACCAGGTACTGATTGTACTCAGGGCTGGGAAGAAGATCATGCCGACGCCGATGGGCGAGCAGGTTCTCTGCGCTAGGATGAACTGGTAGAATTCTGTGGAGAACGAAGTCATCATCAAACCAAAACCGTGCAGGAAGGTGCCCACGAGGAGCAGCCAGCGATGACCATACCGATCGAAAATTGCGCCAACGAAGGTACCCAGAGCGAAGTTCATGAAGACCTCCAGCGATGGGATCCAGGCTACTGTGCTGGGTGAGTATGCAGCGAGTCGGTGTGTTTGGTAGTACTGCTGGAAGATGCCGACGCAGTTGACTCAGCCTGTTGAGCAGGGGTGTTATATTCCTTTATATGGCACGAAAGCTATGTTGAGACGTACCGAACGAGCAGAAGAGACAACGGAAGGCGCCAAATACGCAGAGCCATGCCTGTGGTCCTCCGTCTGGGTTCTCTCGCGGGTCGAAAGCGCCAGGTGGTGGACCGCTGGTTGTAGCTGCAGTTCCTCCTTTCTCGACATCACGTTGTCCTTCTGCTTCTGTTGAGGCTGTAGCCTCGGAGCTGTCATGCGTTGGCTCGCTCGAGTTGACATCAGTGACGAGGTTGGAGATGGCTCGGTTGCGGTCGTTCTTCTCTAGACGGTCTTTCCCATCCAGAGACGACTTTGACGGCTGTTGGCTGAGATGCATGGTGGGTCCACGCAGTTGGGATATGGTAATAGGAGATGGGTTTCGTACTCGGTCGGCATGCGGCTACAGTGATGCCAACGTTGATGCCTGTCTTCTTTCGTGGCATGGTAGAAAGCTTGGCTATATACAAAGCACATTATCGAGGTTGTACGCTATGTCCTGCGCGATGTACTATGGCATAGGATTCGCTAGTGCGTTCGCATACCAATGGGCACTCCGTGGAGACTCGGCTTTGACCAGTAAGGATCAGGCCGAGGCCGGTCACGTGCGGTGATAGCGTGTCTCGCACTCATAGATACAGCGTGTGGGAGCGTTGGAGTCACAAGTGTTGCCGGATATCCCAGCCAAATCCAGGGTTGTAGCGAATAGGTATGTGTTCCGAGCGCGGCAACTAAAGGCACTTGTGACTCCAACGCTGCCAGGTGCTGTATGTCCGTCGCGAGCCAGTTTTCGAGTTGTGCACCAGCTTGCACAAGTCCCATTGAGCCAATGAAACAGCTTCTCCTGTATCGAGGTCGACGTAAGTCGCTGATGATGTGAAATCATACACGGGGCCTTGGCTCCATGTTGGGAGGGCAATCTTAAGTCGCAGGATCGAATGCTCAAACAACGCCTTTCAATCCGTTTCTGTGACTGCGGTGTCTCTGGAGCACATCTCCATACCGGCGGCGTCTGTGATGAACTGGCACACGAGGTCGATCGCAAAGGCCGTGATGTACGAAGTTGGTACGAAGGCTGTTCGGACGAAATTCATGCCCGAAGCGACCTTAGCGCAGCCACCGTTCCAGGCCATCATTTGAGGTCGATTGATCATCTCTCGACGCCCTTCGCTCAGAAAATGATGCCATTGGGCGACAGTCCATTCCAAGGAAACTGTTGTGGAGATACCATCAAGCTTGGGTCAAACTGAGAGAAGCCATCGGCAGAGCTGTCTTCGAATCGATCCAGATTGTCCATCATGCTTCCAGCAATGGAGTTGTTGTTCTCGACAGCGAAGTCACCAACAGCGCCTAGATCCAGCCAGCTGAATTGGTTGATCGATGGTGGTGGGATCTCCGTCGGATTTGGCTCCCCACGATTGGGCATGCCCTGGTCGTTGGGCTGACTGAGTTGCGCAGTTCCTGGTCTTGGCATCTCGTTCGGTACGGCGATACTGCCTCTGCTGGGTGCCTTTCTCCAAAGCAGCTTGATCAATCGCGAATACCGCTCTCCAACGTCATTCGGGCAGGCACTCGATTTCTGCAGGTTGTCCATCGTGTCACTGATCAGTCGCTTCACAGATCCTCTCGTGTCGCCACCCATCACGCCAGTGGATCGTGCCTTGTACAGAAAGACTGCCGAATAGATCACGTAGAGATAGTATCGTAACGGCATGAACCGAAACGTGTCTTGAGGATCGACAAAGCTGCAGAATGTGCTGAGCAAGGCTTTTGCGGCATCGATAGCATCGTAGATGAAGCGCGCATCGGGAGTAGCAGCCATATCCGCGAATGGGTAAGCGGGTCCACGTGGCTTCTCTCCGTTGTCGATAGCCTCCTTCATCTGGTTGATGAGGCGGTTCAAAGTTGCCTGGTAGGCGAAGGCGTTGACGTAGAGACGAAGATACTCATATGATAAAATCAAGCTTGCTTTGAGTGGCGGCGAACATGTGAATACGCCCCATTGGTCGTTCCAGTGCCGAAGAGCAACACGAAAGTCGTCAATATACTTCACATACTCTCCTCCGTAGTTGAGCTGGTTCGATCGGCTTTTGGTCGCATAGAGAACATCGTGAGCATTGCTGAATAGCTGGGTCAGCTCCAGATTAGCCTGGTAGATGGCCGCAAAGTCATCGTGCCTGTGCAGGCGTGGGTAAAGACTAGGAAAGTCTTGCGCCCGCAACGCCGTCATAGGTCCAGGGCCTCGCGACCAGAAAGCTTTGCCTATTCTGACTGAGATCTGCCGGTCACTCATGTAGCAGCTGGCCCAGGCAAGACGTTTCCGATTGAGGTCCGCAGTCTGTGATTCACTCTCTGCACGGAAGCCGGTCCTGTCAATGCCAAGGAGGTAGCCCAGTCGTATGGCTGTACCAACATACATCCATGCCGCCTGGTCTTCCTCGCCACGCCCGATGGACGGAGTATTATGCGGCCTGCGTGGTACCCATTCAGCGAGAATGAGCATGGCCTCCACAGCCTCTACAGATCCAGAGCCACTGTAGACAAGACTAGCCACTAAAGACTGCATGTGCGTCGAGCAGTCATCATGTACTTGCCACCAGTCCTTCTCGTCTTTCGAAGCCACAGTCAAGATCGCGGCTAGTAGATGTGGTTCCTGGGCAGCGATGGTCGGCAGGTTGCTTGGGTCCATGGCGGCAGGATTGGCTAGTGGAAAGAATGGGTGGTACTTGTCCTCATATCTGTGTAGCATAAGCGAAACCCATGGCGAGGCACTTCACGATCGTCACACTTACCGATATAGCAATGCTTGCAACATCTCCAGGCTAAGCTGACCCTTGGTGAGAGGTGGGTAGTCGATGACATTATTAGGCGTGGGCTGGTTCGACGGCCGCGAGCCATCGAGGCCGGGCACATTCAGACGACTCGATGGCCTGCCATAGACTGAGCTATGCATTGGGGGCAGCTGATTACTTCCAGAATCACGTTCCGCTACGTTGGCAAGGAATTCCAAAGCATCGGCCGGGTTCTGCAAGTCGGTCGAAGCAACGGTCTCGTCTACAGTCATCTTAGCAGTGGGAGTTGCGGGCCCATCTTGCTGTGACAAAGGCGGCAGGATCCGTGAGTCCGGATTGAGGGCGCTCCAGCTCGGCAGGCATTGCTGTCGAGTGTGCGGGTCATGCTGATCTGTACGAAGATGCGGTAGCGGTACGGGTCTGATGACACTGTCGATGCTAGGCACTTGATTTTGAGGTTGAGTGTTGGCGTTGGCAGCATCAGAAGTGCTCCTCTTCACGCGCCGACCGCCACGACGAGAGCCGCCAAGGATACATTCGTGTTGCTCCCGAATGCATCTCTCACAGGGAGGCCTGCCAGGCTCCCCACTGCTGTATCTGAAGCGGTGGGGTTAGCATCAGATCGATCGCTGTTGCCACATGGCGCTCGAGCTGCTTTCGCCGCCAGCAAGCGACGTGGCCAGCGTCATGCAGCATCGACCAGCTCATGCACCCCATGTGGAGGTCGCACGTCGGGTGTAGACGGTGACTGGGGTAGCATGTAGCATGTAGCATGTAGCATGTGAAATGAAAGTTGGCGTGGTGCACTTACAGATCGCAACGCGACTTCCGCTGGCGGCAGTGAAGGCATGCCCTACCATAGTCTGTCAATACTCAATAATGTCGTCACTGTGATATATCCCTACCTATAGGTGCGCTTCTCACGCTCCGACTTTTCGCGACCCTCCCTCTTGGTAGCGCTGGGGCGTGCTCCAGGACTCTCCGGACTGCTGCTGTGGTGGCCGCCGTCGCCGTTGCTCATCTCCATCGAGCCGTCCATCGTGGAGCGTGGCCGGGAGGTGCAGAGTGGAGCACTCGAGGGTGCCGACTGACGGCGATTGAGGCGAAGGATATCTCGAGGAGTCGCAGGCCGGCGGTCGACGACCGGAGGCAGGACATGTTCAGCATCTCTCACAGCAACGCTGACGGATGCTGACGGCGATACCCCGCACGCCGCACACCAAAGAAATGCCGCAGAAAGCTTAAGTTGTTTCCCACCAGTGACCAGTCCACGACCGAGGACAGCGTGATGACCACTGACCAGAACATGGCAGCCGACGTTGTCGCGTCACTGCACACGACCGCGCTTCTTCGGTACATGTAGCACTGCTGCGCCGCCATCAAAGACGCCCGCTGTTCACCACAAGGCCGATGTGTTTTGATGAGAGAGATAGCTCGATAATAGACTACACCGACTTAAGCGAAATTTGGCTCGCACAGGTCGTGCTTGCCGCCGCGGCACATCACGGCATCGGACACCCTGGACAACCTTCTCCACGTCTGCAACAACTCACTCCGCCGCTATCCCCATATTCGCTAACAACGCACCTTGCACCGACCTGCTAAACTTGGCTACCCAAAACTTGTTCTCGTTCAGCAGCAGCATCTCGCCCTGCTTGCCAAAGCAGAAGTTCGCCACGCCTCCAGACACCTTGATCTTACCAATGAGTCTTCCTCCTGCTGTCCACACATGGACGCCATCGCCGCAGCCGCTGTACACGTTGCCTTGCAGGTCGCACTTGATGCCGTCTGGAATGCCTGTGGAGTAACGTCAGCTAACAACCCTAACCGAGGAGGCCACGCACACCGACCTTCATCCGCCATCGCAAACACTCTTCTATTGGCCAAGAAGTGCGAGCCGTGGCGCACAATCACATCGAAAGCATATCTGGCACTGTATCAGCAGCTGCATGCCACGTGCGTTCGTTTGGGGAAACCGTACATGGTCTGCGGCCTTTGAACATCTGTCGAGCCGTCTCCGTGTATCAGGTCGGTATCTGTCACGTACAGCGTCTCCTCATCGGGCGAGAAGCACAGTCCGTTCGGCCGACCAAAGCCGTCGGCAACGACTCGTATATCGCCAGACGCTGGATCGAATCTGTACACCTGGCACGGCAATTGAGGCGTGTTGCGGAAGCCTTGCTCGTAGCCATATATCGGGTCGGTAAACCAGATGCTGCCGTCAGTGTGAACCACGACGTCATTGACACTGGTAAAGTGTCGTCGATGATACGACGAGATGAGCGTCTTGCATGCGTAAGGTGGTCTGGCCTCCATCAAGACTAAGCCACCTGGTTTCGACTTGTTGCCTTGGTCGCAGAACAGGACGCCTCCTTGGTGATTGATGCCGCCATTTCCCATGGCCACATCTGTCTGGAGCTCTTCATGTGTCCACTGACCATCTTGCCTGGTCAGTTTGCTAATCTTGATGATCGGTCCTGAGTCTGTCGGCAAGCCGTTGCTGGTG
Proteins encoded in this region:
- a CDS encoding MFS transporter asaE, with protein sequence MHLSQQPSKSSLDGKDRLEKNDRNRAISNLVTDVNSSEPTHDSSEATASTEAEGQRDVEKGGTAATTSGPPPGAFDPRENPDGGPQAWLCVFGAFRCLFCSFVAWIPSLEVFMNFALGTFVGAIFDRYGHRWLLLVGTFLHGFGLMMTSFSTEFYQFILAQRTCSPIGVGMIFFPALSTISTWFFKKRAFAFGIVAAGSSLGGVVLPIMVDRLNRQIGFAWSMRTTAFLILALMIIANLTITSRMPPNRAASFRLGAFAEPLKELRCVLTVFGSFLFYLGTFMPINYIATEAISYGMNESLATYLVSILNTVSLFGRILPGYIAEKIGRFNVMILTCFLSSLHVLALWIPAKSNARIIVFAALYGFASGAFVSMAPSVIAQISGVRKIGVRTGTFFAMVSVAGLVSNPIGGALVERWEGGM
- a CDS encoding Transcriptional activator ARO80, translating into MDGSMEMSNGDGGHHSSSPESPGARPSATKREGREKSEREKRTYRACLHCRQRKSRCDLYSSGEPGRPPCERCIREQHECILGGSRRGGRRVKRSTSDAANANTQPQNQVPSIDSVIRPVPLPHLRTDQHDPHTRQQCLPSWSALNPDSRILPPLSQQDGPATPTAKMTVDETVASTDLQNPADALEFLANVAERDSGSNQLPPMHSSVYGRPSSRLNVPGLDGSRPSNQPTPNNVIDYPPLTKGQLSLEMLQALLYRYEDKYHPFFPLANPAAMDPSNLPTIAAQEPHLLAAILTVASKDEKDWWQVHDDCSTHMQSLVASLVYSGSGSVEAVEAMLILAEWVPRRPHNTPSIGRGEEDQAAWMYVGTAIRLGYLLGIDRTGFRAESESQTADLNRKRLAWASCYMSDRQISVRIGKAFWSRGPGPMTALRAQDFPSLYPRLHRHDDFAAIYQANLELTQLFSNAHDVLYATKSRSNQLNYGGEYVKYIDDFRVALRHWNDQWGVFTCSPPLKASLILSYEYLRLYVNAFAYQATLNRLINQMKEAIDNGEKPRGPAYPFADMAATPDARFIYDAIDAAKALLSTFCSFVDPQDTFRFMPLRYYLYVIYSAVFLYKARSTGVMGGDTRGSVKRLISDTMDNLQKSSACPNDVGERYSRLIKLLWRKAPSRGSIAVPNEMPRPGTAQLSQPNDQGMPNRGEPNPTEIPPPSINQFSWLDLGAVGDFAVENNNSIAGSMMDNLDRFEDSSADGFSQFDPSLMVSPQQFPWNGLSPNGIIF
- a CDS encoding Lactonohydrolase oryL; the protein is MAIPNVTKRISHEERVLAHLVSGQQDSQEPHFAIYDDSFLEILGDDPSIELGVEKDWPFAHEAGVYFPDQDALFVTSNGLPTDSGPIIKISKLTRQDGQWTHEELQTDVAMGNGGINHQGGVLFCDQGNKSKPGGLVLMEARPPYACKTLISSYHRRHFTSVNDVVVHTDGSIWFTDPIYGYEQGFRNTPQLPCQVYRFDPASGDIRVVADGFGRPNGLCFSPDEETLYVTDTDLIHGDGSTDVQRPQTIYAFDVIVRHGSHFLANRRVFAMADEGIPDGIKCDLQGNVYSGCGDGVHVWTAGGRLIGKIKVSGGVANFCFGKQGEMLLLNENKFWVAKFSRSVQGALLANMGIAAE